Within Ipomoea triloba cultivar NCNSP0323 chromosome 9, ASM357664v1, the genomic segment CTGAATCATGGAGTGATGTGTGTGGTTCATAGGATGCTTGGATCCCGAGAAATTCAAGGAATTCAAACTTGTGAAGCGGACACAGCTCAGCCATAATGTGGCAAAGTTTAAATTTGAGCTTCCAACGCCCACTTCTGTTTTAGGGTTGCCCATTGGACAACACATGAGTTGCAGGTTTGCTTGGCTAATACATTAGGTGTTTCAAATATTTGTATCTAAAGTTTGATGAAATTAAGGGACTCTATTGGCTATTGCCATAGAATTTATTGTGTTTCCTGCCCCTGTATAAAAAACAGGGGTAAAGATGGTCAAGGTGAAGAAGTTATCAAGCCGTACACTCCAACCACTTTGGACTCTGATGTTGGATATTTTGAATTAGTTATAAAGGTATTGTAACAGGATCTATTTTGTTTTGATTAGCTACACCTGTGATAGCAGTGAAGTATTTGCATATCTTTGTCTTTATTGGTTGGTTTGATGCTATGCGTTATGTTTGATTAGATGTATCCTCAAGGAAGGATGTCTCATCATTTCCGAGAGATGCGTGTGGGTGATTATTTGGCAGTGAAGGGCCCCAAGGTATTGCTCTCGTTTGTCCATTTAAGAATCATGATTATTGCATCGTGTTGTGTTCATGCTTTCCTTTGGAATTTTGTCTGTGAAGAGAAGGATATAGCTTTATTGCCTTAAgggttgttttttgttttgactGTCAAAAATACTTGTCTTTTCCTTGCTTTGTGCACTTTTACAATTGAGGCTGTCATAGGCTCATAGCAACTTGTATCTTTTAGTATGTTAGATAACCTTTTACTCACCTGGAAAATGTGAATGCTAAGCCTTGTGACAGAGGGAATATATGCTTCACTGTGTATAAAGCTTTCAGAGTTTTAACTTTACATTTGAGCTCTAGTTTTTGGTTCACTTTTGAATTCTTATATCAAGAATATTCTCTTGTAACAGGGTCGTTTTAAGTACCAGCCTGGCCAAGTAAGAGCTTTTGGGATGCTTGCTGGAGGCTCCGGCATTACCCCAATGTTTCAGGTTTGTGTGATAATGTGTGCATTATAGCTTTGAAATATTCTATTTTGGAATAAATGTTATCATTCATTCAGAATAAAGATAAGGAAGAAAACCAAAATGGCAAGTTACAAGTTATCATGGGCCAAAAGTTACTGGTATCACTtctctttgtttttatttaggtTGCTAGAGCTATTCTGGAAAATCCAAATGACCATACTAAGGTGTACCTTATCTATGCCAATGTAACATATGAAGATATTCTTTTAAAGGTAATTTTCAATCTATCTTCAATCTTTGTTCTCCTTTGATTTTTGCATCTAAGTAGAACTTTTTGAATTTGACACTCTTTATGAACTCAATACGTGAGTACTAAAAATGAAGTTATGAACAATACCGTTTTAAGTAATGGACTATTATTAAACATCTAATGCGAGAATTTGTAAACTTTTATACTGCTGTGGGACTGTAGATGCCTTCTGTTGTTCTGTGCCGTAATGATTTGTaacatttttactatttacacATATCTAACAAGAGGaagtagacttttaaaaaaagaaaattgtattCAATAGGTAATATGGTGTATATGGTGTTTTTTCTACAAACATAATGAAAttcaatttgttttttcttgtcAATTCTTGAATGTTGCATCTAATGAACAGTGCATTTAATGAATAATGTGTTTAGCAGCCCTAAAatagtgaaaatgattttttttttcacagaCTGTCCATATTTTCAAGTATAAAACTTTATCTTCATTGTCATTTAGCATCACCCATGGTCTTCAAGATGTTGTGTTTATAGTGACTGTTTGCTTAATATTGTTGACACATTCTGAAGctggtttgttttttgttttcttgcaGGAAGAGTTGGATGGACTTTCTGCCAATTATCCTGATCGTTTTAAAGTTTACTATGTGCTAAACCAGGTCAGCATGGTTTCCAGATTCATATGCTTTTTTTAAAtggatatatatacaaattattttcTTCTGGCAttcttgtttaatttctttattaccTACATCTACATGTTTCTTTGGCCCAATCTAATTCCTTGAGAGGCACATCTAGTGAACTATGTGCAGTGTTTCCATTtgcatgaaaatgatttctagaaattTAAGCAATCTATGAGGCTTCATGGTCAATGGAGTTGTGTTTGAGTTCCGTACTTTATACAGCCCGACAGCAGTACTCTGAGATACAATTCTTGGGTAGTGCAGGCCAAAAGAAGATATTGTAGCTTGTTTGGTGATCCTTATTGCTTAAATACACAATGCATTCTTTCAGCTAGAATTACCTATGTATTCTGAGTTAGAAAATTAACCGCCTCTTCGAATGTTTCTACAGCCTCCTGAGGTATGGAATGGCGGTGTTGGTTTTGTATCCCAGGAAATGATCCAGTCCCACTGCCCTGCACCAGCACCCGATGTTCAGGTATTATACATCTCCCTAACACTAAgttattactatatatactatatagtatTACTCCAGGACATTACATGGCgagaatatatatgtaaatagaGCATCGGCAGAGGAGAGAGCAATCTCTAATTTCACGTCGACTGTGCAGATACTGAGGTGTGGACCACCACCAATGAACAAAGCCATGGCTGGTCACCTAGAAGCTCTTGGTTATACACCAGAGATGCAATTCCAATTCTAAAATTTCTCGAGTGGACTTAAAGCTGTGTAGTTAAAGATGAGCTCCTATTGGAGAATGTAAGAGGGATCATCATTCACTGAAATTTCAGGTGAAGCAGCAGTAATACATTG encodes:
- the LOC116028713 gene encoding NADH--cytochrome b5 reductase 1, translated to MEFFEKPEAHFLIGVTVALIAAGAAAYYVYSSKKPKGCLDPEKFKEFKLVKRTQLSHNVAKFKFELPTPTSVLGLPIGQHMSCRGKDGQGEEVIKPYTPTTLDSDVGYFELVIKMYPQGRMSHHFREMRVGDYLAVKGPKGRFKYQPGQVRAFGMLAGGSGITPMFQVARAILENPNDHTKVYLIYANVTYEDILLKEELDGLSANYPDRFKVYYVLNQPPEVWNGGVGFVSQEMIQSHCPAPAPDVQILRCGPPPMNKAMAGHLEALGYTPEMQFQF